The proteins below come from a single Necator americanus strain Aroian chromosome V, whole genome shotgun sequence genomic window:
- a CDS encoding hypothetical protein (NECATOR_CHRV.G20344.T1), producing the protein MVSVTFLFLTCSVVLCSAKHRYDRLPRASDLAEWKTTECAVLNGEHTEPCPSPGPRGEWPCIRYSDLCNGQRDCPNGEDESPTHCHIHQLHRAELDAIRKIIHRMTVEFNRKVAKMEHLDNHRKIDTFKL; encoded by the exons ATggtctcggtcacctttctctTTCTAACCTGTTCTGTCGTTTTATGCTCTGCTAAGCACAGATAT GACCGATTACCACGAGCTTCGGACTTAGCTGAATGGAAGACAACCG AATGTGCAGTATTGAATGGCGAACACACAGAACCCTGCCCGTCGCCAGGTCCAAGAGGAGAATGGCCGTGTATCAG ATACTCCGATTTGTGTAATGGTCAACGTGACTGTCCGAATGGCGAAGACGAATCACCGACACATTGTCATATTCATCAATTG catCGAGCGGAATTGGATGCGATTCGAAAAATAATCCATCGAATGACCGTTGAATTCAATCGAAAAGTAGCAAAAATGGAACACTTAGATAATCATAGAAAAATCGACACATTTAAGTTATAG
- a CDS encoding hypothetical protein (NECATOR_CHRV.G20345.T1): MTGEENATNASTTELLQQMQTRVHWGVSDVALLFLIMVVVFGNSLVIFAVLIDRKLKTVTTNKFIASLAVSDLLVGLVVMPLSLYYKLNNDEWTLGYTWCQFHLVSGVFSTTASIVHLVAISLDRYFAIMFPTEYQRHCVSTSTLPYVVMIWVMALAVSSTLFMEQKLHSETICWIDNPQYIVLSSFLSFFLPGAIVVYLYIKIFKKLRNHQLYMFGQATQKHADKKQSLPRVIIEEVRSRRGSRMSQSGSQCGSPTRRSSKDRSPSQPDIHCVAKPLQRWRSPTICAETLAHDRCVAAKKRVSIVPDPPSMDVSISLACAAQMRAEHEQNKLREEEMKTDMDPVRKKSEEEVRKLSEERRRKIIERRRMSTQDSPNGVPIMQAFQKAYSEVRAGRRRSIQDFEFSVGQYASRTHLPTVCDDEGSPTESRSRESSFAETVIALEQTPPKPSIREDSHEESASTDASQKPLLAVPPHHRQRKSITCLPPPTFLIVPAMMAMNTPPQSPGIRENKNSTLRVPRLFDCPSPCSVPSNSSHSSYTSASSGDTFRRISMNSYGSSLTDNTDSTFEIDSRRSSAWSTLRNAVMEVGGSGRKAAVDITIDGSNGTPQKKVSSISRGKLRRIATQVTRAIRRKRRESMAIRRESRATRVVAAILIAFLICWIPYFCVSVIRGIATGFSMEINVRLHLQLYLITSWLGYAHSCFNPVIYMCLNKNFRSTMRRMIGRTRKEDH; the protein is encoded by the exons ACTCGCGTGCACTGGGGTGTCAGCGACGTCGCATTGCTGTTCCTGATTATGGTCGTCGTATTCGGCAACAGTTTGGTGATTTTTGCCGTATTGATCGATCGGAAACTGAAAACAGTAACCACGAACAAGTTCATAGCGAGTTTAGCCGTTAGCGATCTCCTGGTTGGACTTGTGGTTATGCCATTGTCGTTATACTATAAG CTCAACAATGATGAATGGACACTCGGCTATACTTGGTGTCAATTCCATCTCGTATCAGGGGTTTTTTCAACAACTGCCAGTATTGTTCATCTAGTGGCGATCAGCTTGGATcg GTACTTCGCCATCATGTTCCCCACGGAATATCAACGACATTGTGTTTCCACATCAACGTTACCGTATGTGGTGATGATTTGGGTGATGGCATTGGCCGTTAGCTCAACGCTGTTCATGGAGCAGAAGCTCCACTCGGAGACGATATGTTGGATCGATAATCCACAGTACATA GTGCTCTCCtcatttctttcgttctttctaCCGGGTGCCATTGTCGTATATCTATACATAAAGATATTCAAGAAGCTCAGGAATCATCAACTTTATATGTTTGGACAGGCTACGCAAAAACACGCCGACAAAAAGCAGTCACTACCGCGGGTCATAATCGAAGAG GTCCGCTCCAGACGTGGCTCAAGAATGTCACAGTCAGGGTCACAATGCGGCAGCCCAACGAGAAGATCATCTAAAGATCGATCACCGAGTCAACCAGATATCCACTGCGTGGCTAAACCACTTCAACG ATGGCGAAGTCCAACAATTTGCGCTGAAACCTTGGCGCACGATCGATGTGTGGCCGCTAAAAAACGGGTGTCCATAGTTCCAGATCCACCGTCAATGGATGTCAGTATTAGTTTAGCCTGTGCTGCTCAAATGAGGGCTGAACACGAGCAAAACAA GCTCCGGGAAGAGGAGATGAAAACCGATATGGAtccagttaggaagaaaagcgaagaagaagTGCGAAAATTGAGTGAGGAACGACGGAGGAAGATTATCGAACGACGACGGATGAGTACACAGGATAGTCCGAACGGTGTACCGATTATGCAGGCTTTTCAGAAG GCTTACTCCGAAGTTCGAGCTGGCAGGCGCCGTTCAATCCAAGATTTTGAGTTCT CTGTTGGCCAATATGCGTCACGCACACATTTGCCTACGGTATGCGATGACGAAGGATCGCCCACCGAAAGTCGATCGAGGGAGAGCAGCTTTGCGGAAACAGTGATAGCCCTTGAACAG ACACCACCAAAACCGTCGATTAGGGAGGACTCACATGAGGAATCTGCATCAACGGATGCTAGTCAAAAACCGTTACTTGCAGTGCCTCCCCATCACAGACAGAGAAA GTCGATCACATGTCTTCCTCCACCGACTTTCCTCATAGTTCCAGCGATGATGGCAATGAACACGCCACCTCAATCGCCGGGGAttcgtgaaaataaaaattcaacattAAGG GTACCTCGACTTTTCGACTGCCCATCACCGTGTTCGGTCCCATCAAACAGTAGCCATTCCTCTTACACCTCAGCGAGTAGCGGTGACACTTTTCGGCGTATCTCTATGAACAGTTACGGTAGTAGCCTTACGGATAATACAGATTCGACGTTTGAAATTGATTcaag GCGGTCATCTGCTTGGTCCACGCTACGAAATGCTGTGATGGAAGTTGGTGGTAGCGGACGTAAGGCTGCTGTAGACATCACAATAGACGGATCTAATGgcacaccacaaaaaaaggtTTCATCGATAAGTCGAGGGAAATTACGAAGAATCGCTACACAG GTCACACGAGCAATTCGACGGAAACGACGAGAATCAATGGCGATTCGTCGTGAATCACGTGCTACACGAGTAGTTGCAGCAATTCTTA TTGCTTTCCTGATCTGTTGGATACCGTATTTTTGCGTGAGCGTGATTCGTGGTATTGCTACGGGTTTTTCCATGGAAATTAACGTTCGTCTACATTTACAATTGTATTTGATAACATCATGGCTTGGATATGCCCATTCTTGCTTTAATCCGGTGATCTATATGTGCCTGAACAAGAACTTCCGTTCTACAATGAGACGTATGATTGGTAGGACGCGAAAAGAAGATCACTAA